A genomic segment from Pseudomonas sessilinigenes encodes:
- a CDS encoding AAA family ATPase — MPFLTDMLEQSQRRQAQDQALASENRADAPLAQAHLASQAALHSRYRFDIEAIMASLRAEILGQDQALRSVQDMLRVVRADITDPRRPLYTALFLGPTGVGKTEIVRALARALHGDADAFCRIDMNTLSQEHYAAALTGAPPGYVGAKEGNTLFDQDKLDGSLGRPGIVLFDELEKASPQVVQALLNVLDNGMLTVASGERSYSFRNSLIFMTSNLAAREIQGYDQRRKGWLGWLLPSTAASRHRAVEKLVRARLLKAFAPEFVNRIDNIITFNWIERGLVEQLVALEVQRLNRRLEKHRCSLVATPQVLAHVARAGFDRQFGARALRRSVRQHLEVPLAEFLLEYHAPVMGEPPVVYAAHMAQGRIGFSRQ; from the coding sequence ATGCCCTTCCTGACCGACATGCTGGAGCAGTCGCAGCGTCGCCAGGCCCAGGACCAGGCCCTGGCCAGCGAGAACCGCGCCGATGCGCCGCTGGCCCAGGCCCACCTGGCCAGCCAGGCGGCGCTGCACAGCCGTTACCGTTTCGATATCGAGGCCATCATGGCCAGTTTGCGCGCCGAGATCCTCGGCCAGGACCAAGCCTTGCGCAGTGTCCAGGACATGCTCCGGGTGGTGCGCGCAGACATCACCGATCCACGCCGCCCGCTCTACACCGCGTTGTTCCTGGGGCCCACCGGGGTGGGCAAGACCGAGATCGTGCGGGCCCTGGCCAGGGCCCTGCATGGCGATGCCGATGCCTTCTGCCGCATCGACATGAACACCCTGTCCCAGGAGCACTATGCCGCCGCGCTCACCGGGGCGCCGCCCGGCTACGTGGGGGCGAAGGAGGGCAACACCCTGTTCGACCAGGACAAGCTCGACGGCAGCCTCGGGCGCCCCGGCATCGTGCTCTTCGACGAGCTGGAAAAGGCCAGCCCGCAGGTGGTCCAGGCCCTGCTCAACGTGCTGGACAACGGCATGCTCACGGTGGCCTCGGGCGAGCGCAGCTACAGTTTTCGCAACAGCCTGATCTTCATGACCAGCAACCTCGCGGCCCGGGAGATCCAGGGCTACGACCAGCGCCGCAAGGGCTGGCTGGGCTGGTTGTTGCCCTCCACCGCGGCTTCACGGCATCGGGCGGTGGAGAAGCTGGTCAGGGCCCGCTTGCTCAAGGCTTTCGCCCCGGAGTTCGTCAACCGTATCGACAACATCATTACCTTCAACTGGATCGAGCGCGGCCTGGTGGAGCAGTTGGTGGCGCTTGAGGTGCAGCGGCTCAACCGGCGCCTGGAGAAACACCGCTGCAGCCTGGTGGCCACGCCCCAGGTGCTGGCCCATGTGGCCCGTGCCGGTTTCGACCGGCAGTTCGGCGCCCGTGCGTTGCGCCGCAGCGTGCGCCAGCATCTGGAAGTGCCCCTGGCCGAATTCCTCCTGGAGTACCACGCTCCGGTCATGGGCGAGCCGCCGGTGGTCTATGCGGCGCACATGGCGCAGGGCAGGATCGGGTTCAGCCGCCAGTAG
- a CDS encoding ANTAR domain-containing response regulator produces MSANSILGSLRELQVMVLNPPGALSDALVLQLIRIGCSVRQIWPPPKHFDVPVDVIFTGIFQNHHHEQISALVGSGSPRTTVVALVEYESPAVLSQIIELECHGVILQLLDAHKILPALVAARRVSEELFKLKQKHAQLQERLASQVDINRAKVLLMQLHGWEEGQAHGFLCQEAMKTREPILKVAQDLLRQHPDK; encoded by the coding sequence ATGAGCGCCAACTCGATCCTCGGTTCCCTGCGCGAGCTGCAGGTGATGGTGCTGAACCCGCCCGGGGCCTTGAGCGATGCCCTGGTGTTGCAGCTGATCCGCATCGGTTGTTCGGTGCGCCAGATCTGGCCGCCACCCAAGCACTTCGACGTGCCGGTGGATGTGATCTTCACCGGTATCTTCCAGAACCATCACCACGAGCAGATCAGTGCGCTGGTCGGCAGCGGCTCGCCGCGCACCACCGTGGTGGCCCTGGTGGAGTACGAGAGCCCGGCGGTGCTGTCGCAGATCATCGAGCTGGAGTGCCACGGGGTGATCCTCCAGCTATTGGACGCGCACAAGATCCTGCCGGCGCTGGTCGCCGCGCGCCGGGTCAGCGAAGAGCTGTTCAAGCTCAAGCAGAAGCACGCGCAGTTGCAGGAACGCCTGGCCAGCCAGGTGGATATCAACCGGGCCAAGGTGCTGTTGATGCAACTGCACGGCTGGGAGGAAGGCCAGGCCCATGGATTCCTCTGCCAGGAGGCGATGAAGACCCGGGAGCCGATTCTCAAGGTCGCCCAGGACCTGCTGCGCCAGCACCCGGACAAATGA
- a CDS encoding AmiS/UreI family transporter, whose translation MLLGLILLYVGAVLFVNGIWLMERISGREVAVINALVGSLSLLVALYMIFLAGEVRGGALTLLFAFTYLWVAANQWLGNDGRGLGWFCLFVSLTAATVAIQALGDLGGAFGVWNALNWLAWTLLWFTFFLLLGLSRKIQRQVALLTLVCAIGTGWIPGLLILGQVLKP comes from the coding sequence ATGCTGCTTGGATTGATTCTGCTGTACGTGGGCGCCGTGCTGTTCGTCAACGGCATCTGGCTGATGGAGCGCATCAGTGGCAGGGAGGTCGCGGTGATCAATGCCCTGGTCGGCAGCCTGAGCCTGCTGGTGGCCCTGTACATGATCTTTCTCGCCGGCGAGGTGCGGGGCGGGGCGCTGACCCTGCTGTTCGCGTTCACCTACCTGTGGGTGGCGGCCAACCAGTGGCTGGGCAACGACGGTCGGGGGCTAGGCTGGTTCTGCCTATTCGTCAGCCTCACCGCGGCCACGGTGGCGATCCAGGCGCTGGGCGATCTGGGCGGGGCTTTCGGGGTGTGGAACGCGCTCAACTGGCTGGCCTGGACCCTGCTGTGGTTCACCTTCTTCCTGCTGCTGGGGCTGTCGCGCAAGATCCAGCGCCAGGTGGCGTTGTTGACCCTGGTGTGCGCGATCGGTACCGGCTGGATTCCCGGGCTGTTGATCCTCGGGCAGGTGCTCAAGCCCTAG
- the amiC gene encoding aliphatic amidase expression-regulating protein AmiC — translation MVSHPDQPQIGLLFSETGVTADIERSQRYGALLAIEQLNRQGGVAGQPIQALARDPGGDPDRYRLYADEFIRNHGIRLLVGCYMSHTRKAVMPVVERTDALLCYPTPYEGFEYSPNIIYGGPAPNQNSAPLAAYLIRHYGERVVFIGSDYIYPRESNHVMRHLYRQHGGTVLEEIYIPLYPSDEDLARAVDLIVKAQADVVFSTVVGTGTAELYRAIARRYGDAPRPRIASLTTSEAEIAKMGSEVAEGHVVVAPYFSSIDTPASREFVRACNAFFPEDVSITAWTEAAYCQTLMLGRAMQAAQGWRVEQVQPELYRQRLDAPQGPIWVEQQNNHSHLTSRIAEIDSRGTFQVRWQSPEPIRPDPYVVVHNLDDWSASMGEGSHR, via the coding sequence ATGGTTTCACATCCGGACCAGCCCCAGATCGGGCTGCTGTTTTCCGAGACCGGCGTCACCGCCGACATCGAGCGTTCGCAGCGCTACGGCGCCTTGCTGGCTATCGAGCAACTGAACCGCCAGGGCGGCGTGGCCGGCCAGCCGATCCAGGCACTGGCGCGGGACCCCGGCGGCGACCCGGACCGCTATCGGCTGTACGCCGATGAGTTCATCCGCAACCACGGGATACGCCTGCTGGTGGGCTGCTACATGTCCCACACGCGCAAGGCGGTGATGCCGGTGGTGGAGCGCACCGACGCGCTGCTCTGCTACCCGACGCCCTACGAGGGTTTCGAATATTCGCCGAACATCATCTACGGCGGCCCGGCCCCGAACCAGAACAGCGCGCCGCTGGCGGCCTACCTGATCCGCCACTATGGGGAACGGGTGGTGTTCATCGGCTCGGACTACATCTACCCCCGGGAGAGCAACCATGTGATGCGCCACCTGTACCGCCAGCATGGCGGCACAGTGCTGGAGGAGATCTACATCCCGCTGTATCCCTCGGACGAGGACCTGGCGCGAGCCGTGGACCTGATCGTCAAGGCCCAGGCCGACGTGGTGTTCTCCACCGTGGTGGGCACCGGCACCGCCGAGCTGTACCGGGCCATTGCCCGGCGCTATGGCGACGCGCCCCGGCCCCGGATCGCCAGCCTGACCACCAGCGAGGCGGAGATCGCCAAGATGGGCAGCGAGGTGGCCGAGGGGCATGTGGTGGTCGCGCCGTATTTCTCCAGCATCGATACCCCGGCCAGCCGCGAGTTCGTCCGCGCCTGCAATGCCTTCTTTCCCGAGGACGTCAGCATCACCGCGTGGACCGAGGCGGCCTACTGCCAGACCCTGATGCTCGGCCGGGCCATGCAGGCGGCCCAGGGCTGGCGGGTGGAGCAGGTGCAGCCCGAGCTTTACCGCCAGCGCCTGGACGCCCCCCAGGGACCGATCTGGGTGGAGCAGCAGAACAACCACAGCCACCTGACCTCGCGCATCGCCGAGATCGATTCACGCGGGACGTTCCAGGTGCGCTGGCAATCCCCCGAGCCCATCCGGCCGGACCCCTACGTGGTGGTGCACAACCTGGACGACTGGTCCGCCAGCATGGGCGAGGGCTCGCACCGATGA
- a CDS encoding acyltransferase: MRRLLTGCLVTLLLLLNTLVLFGPLMVFALLKLVLPGRLRDYASGAVMWIAETWAEIDKLIFASCIPTRWDIRGGEGLREDTSYLVVSNHQSWVDIPALIQTLNRRTPFFKFFLKKELIWVPFLGLAWWALDYPFMKRYSKAFLARHPELQGKDLEITKAACELFKRQPVTVVNYLEGTRFTPAKREQQASPLRHLLKPKAGGVAFVLAAMGEQLDAMLDVTVVYPQERIPGFWDLISGNVPKVIIDIRTRELDPALWHGDYENDPAFRQQVQDWVNQLWTDKDQRIDALLAGAD; encoded by the coding sequence ATGCGCCGACTGCTCACCGGCTGTCTCGTCACCCTGCTGCTTCTGCTCAACACCCTGGTGCTGTTCGGGCCCCTGATGGTGTTCGCCCTGCTCAAGCTGGTCCTGCCGGGCCGCCTGCGGGACTATGCCTCCGGCGCGGTGATGTGGATCGCCGAGACCTGGGCCGAGATCGACAAGCTGATCTTCGCCTCCTGCATCCCCACCCGCTGGGACATTCGCGGTGGCGAAGGCCTGCGTGAAGACACCTCGTACCTAGTGGTCAGCAACCACCAATCCTGGGTCGACATCCCGGCCCTGATCCAGACCCTCAACCGGCGCACGCCGTTCTTCAAGTTCTTCCTCAAGAAGGAACTGATCTGGGTGCCGTTCCTGGGCCTGGCCTGGTGGGCGCTGGACTACCCCTTCATGAAGCGCTACAGCAAGGCCTTCCTGGCCAGGCACCCGGAACTGCAAGGCAAGGACCTGGAGATCACCAAGGCCGCCTGCGAGCTGTTCAAGCGCCAGCCGGTGACCGTGGTCAACTACCTGGAAGGCACCCGCTTCACCCCGGCCAAGCGCGAGCAGCAAGCCTCGCCCTTGCGCCACCTGCTCAAGCCCAAGGCCGGCGGCGTGGCCTTCGTCCTGGCCGCCATGGGCGAACAGCTGGACGCCATGCTGGACGTCACCGTGGTCTACCCCCAGGAACGCATTCCCGGCTTCTGGGACTTGATCAGCGGCAACGTGCCCAAGGTGATCATCGATATCCGCACCCGTGAGCTGGACCCGGCTCTGTGGCACGGCGACTACGAGAACGACCCGGCGTTCCGCCAGCAGGTCCAGGACTGGGTCAACCAGCTGTGGACCGACAAGGACCAGCGTATCGACGCGTTGCTGGCCGGGGCCGACTGA